One Mycobacterium kubicae genomic window carries:
- a CDS encoding VOC family protein: protein MQAGWQAILLIHPASRTILEVQQHDDNRGELFDPRRTGFDHMGFKVDDRAELDAWLSRFEQLGVRHSPIVERDYGAVLTFKDPDGIQFEIFYRADHP from the coding sequence GTGCAAGCCGGGTGGCAGGCCATCCTGCTCATCCATCCGGCATCGCGCACCATCCTGGAAGTTCAGCAGCACGACGACAACCGGGGCGAACTGTTCGACCCGCGGCGAACCGGATTCGACCACATGGGATTCAAAGTTGACGATCGCGCTGAGCTTGACGCGTGGTTGTCAAGATTCGAGCAACTCGGCGTGCGCCACTCCCCGATCGTCGAGCGCGACTACGGCGCGGTTCTCACCTTCAAAGACCCCGACGGCATTCAGTTCGAGATCTTCTATCGCGCCGACCACCCTTGA
- a CDS encoding DUF5313 domain-containing protein, whose protein sequence is MAAAKPNFWQHLTYSYGRTLPNSMRNWVAQDLAGAGAIRRHMIRWAIPPFLVLAPFWLLPASLYVHLEMTAPLFTWALLISLALNKVWRRHRLAQHGLDPNLVDAIKRRTQASMHEDYVRRYGPRPQEANRQANSSPF, encoded by the coding sequence ATGGCCGCCGCCAAGCCCAACTTCTGGCAACACCTTACTTACTCATACGGGCGTACCTTGCCGAACTCAATGCGTAACTGGGTCGCCCAAGATCTCGCCGGCGCCGGAGCGATCCGTCGGCACATGATTCGCTGGGCAATACCGCCGTTCCTGGTCTTGGCTCCGTTCTGGCTACTACCCGCTTCGCTATACGTCCACCTGGAGATGACGGCGCCCCTATTCACTTGGGCGCTGCTGATTTCCCTTGCCCTGAACAAGGTTTGGCGTAGACACCGACTGGCACAGCACGGCCTGGATCCAAATCTGGTCGACGCCATCAAGCGTCGAACCCAGGCCAGCATGCACGAAGACTACGTCCGTAGATACGGACCGCGCCCGCAAGAGGCCAACCGGCAGGCCAATAGCAGTCCCTTCTAG
- a CDS encoding MarR family winged helix-turn-helix transcriptional regulator has product MRTAADVDPLALEQQVCFALAITNRAVLGVYRPLLEPLGLTHPQYLVMLALWDHQKQSSSGPSPMSVKQIATALQLDSATLSPMLKRLEALGLITRTRSAVDERFTDVNLTKAGTDLRQRALAIPPAVIASLGVKVSELEHLHQVLTRINAAALAAGALQS; this is encoded by the coding sequence ATGCGTACCGCTGCCGACGTCGATCCGCTCGCATTGGAGCAGCAAGTCTGCTTTGCTCTGGCCATTACGAACCGTGCCGTGCTCGGGGTATACCGACCGCTGCTCGAGCCGCTTGGTCTGACGCACCCGCAATACCTGGTGATGCTCGCCTTGTGGGATCACCAGAAACAATCTTCGAGTGGCCCGTCACCGATGTCGGTGAAGCAAATTGCCACGGCGCTGCAATTGGATTCGGCCACGCTGTCGCCGATGCTCAAGCGCCTGGAGGCGCTCGGCTTGATCACCCGCACCCGTAGCGCCGTCGACGAGCGATTTACCGACGTCAATCTCACCAAGGCGGGAACCGACCTGAGGCAACGGGCATTGGCAATACCGCCCGCCGTGATAGCGAGTCTCGGCGTGAAGGTGTCGGAACTCGAGCATCTGCACCAAGTCCTCACCCGCATCAACGCGGCCGCTCTGGCCGCCGGCGCACTGCAATCCTGA
- a CDS encoding GNAT family N-acetyltransferase → MQVDRAFTGMWSQDDPAAADSSVSRAGSPHLEPNIRRITESDTTACGSVCYHAFATIAQQHSFPADFPSIDVATTLVSSLIQHPKFYGVVADVEAEVVGANFLDERSTISSVGPITVDPRTQNRRVGRMLMAAVLQRSAQINAPGVRLVQAAYHNRSMSLYAKFGFQVRESLAVMSGQPLRTHLPGYPVRAATAEDLTVCNLLCYRVHGHDRAGELIDALTAGTASVVERGNRITGYTTGVGFYGHSVGESDDDIVALIAAAEQFGSGEGFIVPLSNNNLMRWCLARRFRVSYMVNLMSLGLYQQPRGAFLASIGY, encoded by the coding sequence GTGCAAGTCGATCGGGCGTTCACCGGAATGTGGAGCCAGGACGATCCGGCCGCGGCGGACAGCAGCGTATCGCGGGCAGGCAGCCCGCACCTCGAGCCCAACATCCGCCGCATCACCGAAAGCGACACGACGGCATGCGGGAGCGTTTGCTATCACGCATTCGCCACGATCGCCCAGCAGCACAGCTTTCCGGCTGACTTCCCGAGCATCGACGTTGCGACGACCTTGGTTTCGAGTCTGATCCAGCACCCCAAGTTCTATGGTGTGGTCGCCGACGTCGAAGCCGAGGTTGTCGGTGCCAACTTCCTGGATGAGCGCTCAACGATTTCGAGCGTCGGCCCAATCACAGTCGACCCGCGCACCCAGAATCGGCGGGTCGGCCGCATGTTGATGGCTGCGGTCTTACAGCGCAGCGCGCAGATCAACGCACCGGGAGTGCGATTGGTGCAAGCTGCCTACCACAATCGTTCGATGAGTCTGTACGCCAAGTTCGGGTTCCAGGTGCGCGAGTCGCTGGCCGTGATGTCGGGCCAACCGCTGCGCACGCACCTGCCTGGCTATCCGGTGCGCGCAGCAACCGCCGAGGACTTAACTGTGTGTAATCTCCTGTGCTACCGCGTACATGGTCACGACCGAGCCGGGGAGCTCATTGATGCGTTGACCGCTGGCACCGCATCCGTCGTCGAGCGTGGGAATAGGATTACCGGATATACGACAGGCGTCGGCTTCTATGGCCACTCCGTCGGTGAAAGCGACGACGACATCGTTGCGCTCATAGCCGCGGCCGAGCAATTCGGTTCTGGCGAAGGCTTCATCGTTCCCCTGAGCAACAACAATCTGATGCGCTGGTGCTTGGCTCGACGGTTTCGGGTCAGCTACATGGTGAATCTGATGAGCCTTGGGCTGTATCAGCAACCACGCGGAGCGTTTCTCGCCTCGATTGGCTACTGA
- a CDS encoding RND family transporter, with the protein MIGCWVLLALVLPMTVPSLTEMTQRHPIAILPSDAPSAVAARNMSQAFHEAGSENVLVVLLTDDKGLKAPDESVYRTLVDRLRKDSKDVVMLQDFLSTPPLREVLASKDGKGWLLPIGLTGELGTPSAYRAFTNVTGIVKETVAGSALQANLTGPASTVADLTDAGAKDRLPIELAIAVMLLVILVVIYRNPLTLMLPLVAIGASLLTAQGLVAVVSQLTGLPVSNQTIVLLSAMVAGAGTDYAVFLISRYHDYVREGDGSAEDSTRAVQRALASIGKVIAASAATVAVTFLGMGFAKLGVFSTVGLALAIGIASAFLAAITLLPAILVLAGRLGWVGPQRSLTTRFWRRSGVGIVRRPAAYLTASLVLLLALAVCGSLVHFNYDDRKQLPASAQSSVGYAALEHHFSVNQTIPEYLLIQSPHDLRSPRALADLEQLAQRLSQVSGIAKVRGITRPTGESLEETRATFQAGMVGKQLGGASQLISERSSDLNRLSSGSDLLADKLGDVRTQVSQAVAGVRGLVDGLATVQSMFGGGKTLGEIDTAGKLVSSIRQLGGTMGINFSTMMGNFNWVGAVVLALDASIVCDTNPVCGEARGQFHKLLTASDDGTLDNIANLWRQLGSVQSSQTLGSTVTQLSNTLGSIMTSLHSLGMDNPAAASAKMVTIQKGATDLANAGRQIADGVAMLVDQTKLMGNGLGQASAFLMEMGNDASQPSMAGFNVPSELLNTEDFKKLARTFISPDGHSARYFIQTDLNPFSTAAMDQVNTILNVAKGAQPNTTLADASMSISGYPVTLRDTRDYYSHDILLIVVVTIIVVLLILVALLRAIVAPLYLVGSVIVSYLSALGLGVLMFQVILHQEMQWSVPGLAFVVLVAVGADYNMLLASRLRDESAYGMRSSVIRTVRSTGGVITAAGLIFAASMFGLVFASISTVIQSGFVIGCGILVDTFVVRTITVPAIAALVGRASWWPARPWRRRMSNQTVTRHKTVFDAVAEPATEER; encoded by the coding sequence GTGATCGGCTGCTGGGTGCTGCTCGCGCTCGTTCTTCCGATGACTGTTCCGTCGTTGACGGAGATGACCCAGCGACATCCCATTGCCATATTGCCGTCTGACGCACCGTCGGCCGTCGCCGCCAGGAACATGTCTCAGGCCTTCCATGAGGCGGGCTCGGAGAACGTCCTGGTCGTGCTCCTGACGGACGACAAGGGACTGAAAGCCCCTGACGAAAGTGTCTACCGCACGCTGGTGGACCGGCTGCGTAAGGACTCCAAAGACGTTGTGATGCTGCAGGATTTCCTGAGCACACCGCCGCTACGGGAAGTGCTTGCCAGCAAGGACGGCAAGGGGTGGTTGCTGCCTATCGGCCTTACCGGCGAGCTCGGCACACCGTCGGCTTATCGTGCTTTCACCAACGTGACCGGCATCGTCAAGGAGACCGTCGCCGGGTCAGCGCTGCAAGCCAATCTCACCGGACCGGCGTCCACAGTCGCCGACTTGACCGACGCCGGAGCCAAGGATCGCCTGCCGATCGAATTGGCCATTGCTGTGATGTTATTGGTCATTCTGGTTGTGATATACCGCAATCCGCTCACCCTGATGCTCCCGCTGGTTGCGATCGGCGCATCGCTCTTGACCGCGCAGGGGCTGGTCGCCGTCGTCTCGCAGTTGACCGGTCTGCCCGTCTCCAACCAAACCATCGTATTGCTCAGCGCAATGGTTGCCGGTGCGGGAACCGACTACGCGGTGTTTCTGATCAGCCGCTATCACGACTACGTTCGGGAAGGCGATGGGTCTGCCGAGGACTCGACACGCGCTGTACAACGGGCGTTGGCCTCGATCGGCAAGGTGATCGCTGCCTCCGCGGCAACCGTGGCCGTCACGTTCCTCGGCATGGGTTTTGCCAAGTTGGGAGTGTTCTCCACAGTTGGTCTGGCGTTGGCAATCGGGATCGCTTCGGCGTTCTTGGCGGCCATCACCCTGTTGCCTGCCATCCTGGTACTGGCCGGGCGCCTCGGATGGGTTGGGCCGCAGCGGAGTCTGACCACGCGATTCTGGCGCAGATCCGGCGTGGGAATCGTGCGGCGGCCCGCGGCCTATCTGACCGCCAGCCTGGTCCTATTGCTGGCGCTGGCCGTCTGCGGCAGCCTGGTGCACTTCAACTATGACGATCGCAAACAATTGCCGGCCTCCGCCCAGAGCTCGGTTGGGTACGCCGCGCTGGAACACCACTTCTCGGTGAACCAGACGATTCCGGAATACCTGCTGATTCAATCGCCGCACGACCTGCGGTCCCCGCGGGCCCTCGCCGACCTCGAGCAGTTGGCCCAACGGCTGAGTCAGGTTTCAGGTATTGCCAAGGTACGCGGGATCACCAGGCCCACCGGAGAATCACTGGAAGAGACCAGAGCGACGTTTCAGGCGGGCATGGTCGGCAAGCAGCTCGGCGGTGCCTCACAACTGATCAGCGAGCGCAGCAGTGATCTCAACCGATTGTCCTCTGGCTCTGACCTTCTCGCCGACAAGCTCGGTGATGTCCGCACGCAGGTCAGTCAGGCAGTGGCCGGGGTCCGCGGCCTCGTCGACGGTTTGGCAACCGTGCAAAGCATGTTCGGCGGCGGCAAGACCTTGGGTGAGATCGACACGGCGGGAAAGCTGGTGTCCAGCATTCGTCAACTCGGCGGCACCATGGGGATCAACTTCTCCACCATGATGGGGAACTTCAACTGGGTCGGCGCCGTCGTCCTGGCTTTGGACGCCAGCATCGTGTGCGACACCAACCCGGTGTGCGGCGAGGCCCGCGGTCAATTCCACAAACTGCTGACCGCATCCGACGACGGAACTCTGGACAACATCGCCAACCTGTGGCGGCAGCTGGGGTCTGTGCAATCTTCCCAGACCCTGGGCTCCACGGTCACCCAACTGAGTAACACGCTCGGTTCGATCATGACCTCGCTGCATTCGTTGGGGATGGACAATCCCGCGGCCGCCAGCGCCAAGATGGTGACCATCCAGAAAGGCGCGACAGACCTGGCCAACGCGGGTCGCCAAATCGCTGACGGCGTCGCAATGTTGGTCGACCAGACGAAGCTGATGGGCAACGGGCTCGGCCAGGCATCGGCGTTCCTCATGGAAATGGGCAACGACGCGTCACAACCATCGATGGCGGGTTTCAACGTGCCCTCGGAGTTACTCAACACCGAGGACTTCAAGAAGCTCGCTCGAACGTTCATCTCGCCGGACGGACACTCGGCGCGTTACTTCATTCAAACCGATCTCAACCCGTTCAGCACCGCGGCCATGGATCAAGTGAACACCATCCTCAACGTCGCCAAGGGGGCCCAACCCAACACGACGCTTGCGGATGCCTCCATGTCCATCTCCGGTTACCCCGTGACGCTGCGCGACACCCGCGACTACTACAGCCACGACATCCTGCTGATCGTCGTCGTCACGATCATCGTGGTGCTGTTGATCCTGGTCGCCTTGCTACGGGCGATCGTGGCGCCGTTGTATCTGGTCGGATCGGTCATCGTCTCCTACCTCTCGGCGCTTGGCCTCGGGGTCCTGATGTTCCAGGTGATTCTGCACCAGGAAATGCAGTGGAGCGTGCCAGGATTGGCTTTTGTGGTGCTGGTCGCCGTGGGCGCTGACTACAACATGCTGCTCGCCTCCCGGCTGCGCGACGAATCTGCGTATGGCATGCGCTCCAGCGTGATCCGCACTGTGCGTTCCACCGGCGGAGTGATTACCGCGGCCGGCCTGATCTTCGCCGCATCCATGTTCGGACTTGTGTTCGCCAGCATAAGCACCGTGATCCAGTCCGGCTTCGTGATCGGATGCGGCATCCTGGTCGACACATTCGTCGTGCGGACCATCACCGTACCGGCCATCGCCGCTTTGGTAGGCCGGGCCAGTTGGTGGCCCGCGCGCCCCTGGCGGCGCCGTATGTCGAATCAGACAGTGACACGGCACAAGACGGTTTTCGATGCTGTCGCAGAGCCGGCAACCGAAGAGAGGTAA
- a CDS encoding PE family protein, whose translation MAFVVAAPELLQGAAQDLAGIQSSLAEAAAAVSAPTTGVVAAAQDEVSQAIATLFGNHGRQFQALSAQAQAFHQQFVGLVNAGANAYATAEAANVEQTLLSGLTAPAQSLFGSLTVASNLGGEIQVSVNALSSAITGAPAALSGAIQTGGQSLSQSIAGFTASLGALESGGAPGLITGFNSFANAVVAPYQALATNTINNLQAIGNTIAAHPFPFLNQLASNQAGYAQTIASSIATGIQNLPAEVASLPATIQAGLQQLLAFNPAPYVQSFINNQIGYAQTIGTSLVSAAQDFGAGVQTLPAGFQAAALDLLAGNNVAAYGDINSALVNAFLPGFNGVLVAQVGQLATFDIVPIGPLGDLAPIFGIPAQMAQNLTNLLPAGSIPAQIAQNATNVLSAATNFGTTLSISDKANLTFGIPLQLVLDGIGGPANALSALNSSSVAFLSAVQTGNASAAAAALLDAPAVIADGFLNGTTVIALPPASVSLFPGATLPSTTYIPLGGLLTPLTLPQVIVDVDGTMLPLILSGNTPLGGLIPGLLSFGSQLAQAITPIG comes from the coding sequence ATGGCGTTTGTCGTCGCGGCACCTGAATTACTGCAGGGTGCGGCCCAAGATCTGGCTGGTATTCAATCCTCGCTGGCCGAGGCCGCTGCGGCAGTGTCGGCACCCACCACGGGCGTCGTGGCTGCGGCTCAGGACGAGGTATCGCAGGCGATCGCTACGCTATTCGGCAACCACGGCCGGCAATTCCAAGCCTTGAGCGCTCAGGCGCAAGCGTTCCATCAGCAGTTCGTCGGGTTGGTGAATGCAGGTGCCAACGCTTATGCCACCGCGGAGGCGGCCAACGTCGAGCAGACGCTCCTCAGCGGCTTGACCGCCCCCGCCCAGTCCCTTTTCGGAAGTCTCACCGTCGCCTCGAATCTCGGCGGCGAAATCCAAGTAAGCGTCAACGCGTTGTCATCGGCGATCACCGGTGCTCCCGCGGCCCTATCGGGCGCTATTCAGACTGGGGGGCAATCACTTTCGCAGTCGATCGCCGGCTTCACCGCTAGCCTCGGGGCGCTGGAGTCCGGTGGCGCGCCGGGACTGATCACCGGCTTCAACAGTTTTGCGAATGCCGTGGTAGCGCCCTATCAAGCGCTGGCCACCAACACCATCAATAACTTGCAAGCCATCGGCAACACCATCGCCGCCCACCCATTCCCATTCTTGAATCAGTTGGCCAGCAACCAGGCCGGATATGCGCAGACGATCGCCTCGTCGATAGCCACCGGCATCCAAAACCTCCCCGCCGAGGTGGCCAGCTTGCCGGCGACCATCCAGGCCGGGCTGCAGCAGTTGTTGGCGTTCAACCCAGCCCCGTACGTACAAAGCTTCATCAACAATCAAATCGGTTACGCACAGACGATAGGCACAAGTCTGGTCAGCGCAGCCCAGGACTTCGGTGCCGGCGTGCAGACCTTGCCGGCAGGCTTTCAGGCGGCCGCCCTCGATCTGCTGGCGGGCAACAACGTCGCCGCCTACGGCGACATCAATTCGGCTCTGGTGAACGCCTTCCTGCCCGGCTTCAACGGGGTTCTCGTCGCACAAGTAGGGCAACTGGCTACGTTCGACATCGTGCCGATCGGCCCGTTGGGCGATCTAGCGCCGATCTTCGGTATCCCCGCACAGATGGCGCAGAACCTCACCAACCTTCTGCCCGCCGGTTCGATCCCGGCACAGATCGCCCAGAACGCGACGAATGTCCTTTCGGCTGCTACCAACTTCGGAACGACGCTCAGTATCAGCGACAAGGCCAACCTCACATTCGGCATACCTCTGCAACTCGTGTTGGACGGAATCGGCGGACCAGCCAACGCGTTGAGCGCCCTCAATTCCAGCTCGGTAGCGTTCCTCAGCGCTGTTCAGACCGGCAACGCGTCGGCGGCAGCCGCGGCATTGCTCGATGCTCCGGCTGTCATCGCCGACGGATTCCTCAACGGCACGACCGTCATCGCGCTGCCGCCAGCCTCGGTCAGTCTCTTCCCGGGCGCCACCCTTCCATCCACGACATACATCCCACTCGGCGGCCTTCTCACGCCGCTCACCCTTCCGCAAGTGATCGTCGACGTGGACGGGACGATGTTGCCGCTCATCCTCTCGGGAAACACCCCGCTCGGTGGCCTGATCCCTGGTCTGTTGAGCTTCGGTTCGCAACTCGCGCAGGCTATTACGCCGATCGGTTAG
- a CDS encoding MBL fold metallo-hydrolase, whose amino-acid sequence MATLHRNAADGIHRIEHAHVNLYLVEGDHGEYTVVDAGLPGVWPHLEGLLGEVGAKPDQIAAVVLTHAHFDHVGAASAIQKEWHLPVWTHTDERELATHPLRYQHERNRFAVPLTHPRSLPIIARMTLAGALVTRGVHDVEVFDHSRSLEVPGQPVPVFTPGHTFGHTALHFPDRDAVITGDALVTLDPYTGGTGPQIVSGAATADSAQALESLAVLRNTNARIVLPGHGEAWTRGIADATDLARDRGPH is encoded by the coding sequence ATGGCAACGCTGCATCGAAACGCCGCGGATGGCATTCATCGCATCGAACACGCCCACGTCAACCTCTACTTGGTGGAGGGGGACCACGGCGAGTACACCGTGGTTGATGCGGGTTTGCCCGGCGTGTGGCCGCATCTGGAGGGCCTATTGGGCGAAGTGGGCGCGAAACCCGACCAGATCGCCGCGGTCGTTCTCACGCACGCGCACTTCGATCACGTCGGCGCCGCCTCGGCCATCCAGAAAGAGTGGCACTTGCCGGTGTGGACGCACACCGATGAGCGAGAACTCGCAACGCATCCGCTGCGATATCAGCATGAGCGTAATCGCTTCGCGGTGCCCCTGACCCATCCTCGGTCGCTTCCGATCATTGCTCGCATGACACTGGCGGGCGCGCTTGTCACCCGAGGTGTCCACGACGTCGAGGTGTTCGACCACAGCCGTTCCTTGGAGGTGCCGGGTCAACCCGTCCCGGTGTTCACCCCGGGGCACACCTTCGGCCATACCGCGCTGCACTTTCCCGACCGAGATGCGGTGATCACCGGTGACGCCCTGGTGACGTTGGACCCCTACACGGGGGGGACCGGCCCGCAGATCGTGTCCGGCGCTGCTACGGCCGATAGTGCACAGGCCCTGGAGTCACTGGCGGTGTTGCGCAACACCAACGCCAGGATTGTGTTACCAGGTCATGGCGAGGCATGGACTCGCGGCATCGCCGACGCGACCGATCTCGCCCGGGACCGCGGGCCGCACTGA
- the fadD21 gene encoding fatty-acid--AMP ligase FAAL21/FadD21, producing MQNSSVLSILRERAGLQPDDIAFRFTDYEQDWAGVSEALTWEQLYQRSIAVAHEVRRHGSVGDRAVILAPQGLEYIAAFLGAMLAGLIAVPLSVPQAGSHDERVSAVLADTTPTVVLTTSAIEETVAPYVTRQNADSNTTIINVDASDLKTQTLQSIRVSNPPGTAYLQYTSGSTRLPAGVMITHRNLMVNFRQLMADYFAPTNGRAPSDLTLVSWLPFYHDMGLVLGVIAPILGGWRGELTSPVAFLQRPARWIQAMANSSHSFSAAPNFAFDLAVRKTTEQDMAGLDLGSCQGIISGSERIHPATLKRFCDRFAAYRFRDEMMLPSYGLAEGTVYAASRPKGGSPRVVQFDPEKLSAGAAEQSTERTGAPLLSYGTPTSPMVRIVDPETCVECPSGTVGEIWLHGDNVAKGYWRKPEETQRTFAGMLADPSPATPQGPWLRTGDLGFLFEGEMFIVGRMKDLLIVYGRNHYPEDIESTVQEITGGRVAAISVPVDQTEKLVTIIEVKKRGDSDEEAKQKLTVVRNDVTAAISHSHGLNVADLVMVPPGSIPTTTSGKIRRAACVEQYRRQEFTRLDA from the coding sequence ATGCAGAACTCCTCGGTCCTGTCCATACTGCGTGAGCGGGCTGGACTGCAGCCCGACGACATAGCGTTCAGATTCACTGATTACGAGCAGGATTGGGCCGGGGTTTCCGAAGCGCTCACGTGGGAGCAGTTGTATCAACGCAGCATCGCTGTCGCGCACGAGGTGCGCCGCCATGGCTCGGTCGGGGACCGCGCTGTGATCCTGGCGCCTCAGGGTTTGGAGTACATAGCAGCGTTCCTGGGCGCCATGCTGGCGGGCCTGATTGCAGTTCCCCTATCCGTGCCGCAGGCCGGCTCACACGACGAGCGAGTCAGTGCCGTCCTTGCCGATACCACACCCACTGTTGTCCTGACGACCTCAGCGATCGAGGAAACCGTTGCGCCCTACGTAACGCGGCAGAACGCAGACAGCAACACCACGATCATCAACGTCGATGCATCGGATCTGAAAACCCAAACTCTGCAAAGCATTCGGGTCAGTAATCCGCCGGGCACCGCATACTTGCAGTACACCTCTGGGTCGACGCGTCTGCCGGCCGGGGTGATGATCACCCACCGCAACCTGATGGTGAACTTCCGGCAACTGATGGCCGACTACTTCGCCCCCACCAACGGCCGGGCGCCCAGTGATCTGACGCTGGTCTCGTGGCTGCCCTTCTATCACGACATGGGCTTGGTGCTGGGCGTCATCGCACCCATCCTCGGCGGCTGGCGCGGTGAACTCACCAGCCCGGTCGCGTTCCTGCAACGCCCTGCGCGCTGGATTCAAGCCATGGCCAACAGCAGCCACTCGTTTTCAGCGGCACCCAATTTTGCGTTCGACCTTGCCGTACGCAAGACGACCGAACAGGACATGGCCGGGTTAGATCTCGGGTCGTGTCAGGGCATCATCAGTGGTAGCGAACGAATACACCCAGCGACGCTCAAGCGATTCTGCGACCGGTTCGCTGCTTACCGCTTCCGGGACGAAATGATGCTTCCTTCCTACGGTTTGGCTGAAGGGACCGTCTACGCCGCCAGTCGCCCCAAGGGGGGCTCGCCGCGGGTGGTGCAGTTCGACCCCGAGAAACTGTCGGCGGGCGCAGCGGAGCAGTCCACAGAACGAACCGGTGCACCGCTGCTGAGCTACGGCACGCCTACCTCGCCCATGGTGCGCATCGTTGATCCTGAGACGTGCGTCGAATGCCCGTCAGGAACGGTCGGTGAGATCTGGCTGCACGGCGACAACGTCGCCAAAGGCTACTGGCGCAAGCCAGAGGAAACGCAGCGCACCTTCGCAGGAATGCTGGCCGACCCCTCCCCCGCCACGCCACAAGGTCCGTGGCTTCGCACCGGAGATCTCGGATTTCTTTTCGAGGGTGAGATGTTCATCGTCGGTCGCATGAAAGACTTGCTGATCGTCTACGGGCGCAACCACTATCCCGAAGACATCGAATCGACGGTGCAGGAAATCACCGGCGGACGGGTCGCCGCGATCTCCGTGCCAGTCGACCAGACGGAGAAGCTTGTGACCATCATCGAAGTCAAGAAGCGCGGCGACTCCGACGAAGAGGCGAAGCAGAAGCTGACCGTGGTGCGAAACGACGTCACCGCGGCTATTTCTCATTCGCACGGGCTCAATGTGGCCGACCTCGTTATGGTGCCACCCGGCTCCATCCCCACCACAACCAGCGGGAAAATTCGGCGTGCCGCGTGTGTCGAACAGTACCGGCGGCAAGAGTTCACGCGACTGGACGCCTAG
- a CDS encoding PE-PPE domain-containing protein codes for MKRLIAGALTALTVGTAGALGPAVAAAEPGNPWDNPFLPPTPSPVGEAANAKVVYALGGARPPAFDWWFYTNRAGNGFYPNAKRDLIDYPAGAPFSWMPTWLVPGPRDKVTIGEAATQATNSLNGAVHRGTEPAAAVGLSQGSLALDQVQARLATDPTAPSPDKLQFTTFGDPSGTNGYGKSFLASIFRPGSYIPIIDYRMPEKPDSQYNSNRVFAAYDGLADFPDRPDNLLALLNCAAGAAIGHTPAAFIRPDQIPPQNVRTTVNSRGATETTYMIPVNHLPLTLPLRYLGWSDEMVDQMDAMLQPQIDAAYSHNDNMLSRPVSVDPVNGMDPVATVDPGMRAGIEKTFAQLRDLFSPPPG; via the coding sequence ATGAAACGACTGATCGCCGGGGCTCTAACGGCTCTCACCGTGGGCACGGCCGGTGCGTTGGGTCCCGCCGTCGCGGCGGCCGAGCCAGGCAATCCTTGGGACAACCCGTTCCTGCCGCCCACTCCGTCCCCGGTGGGTGAGGCCGCCAATGCCAAGGTCGTCTACGCGCTCGGCGGCGCCAGACCGCCCGCATTCGACTGGTGGTTCTACACCAACCGCGCCGGAAACGGGTTCTACCCCAACGCCAAACGCGACCTCATCGATTACCCCGCTGGCGCCCCGTTCAGCTGGATGCCGACCTGGCTCGTGCCAGGACCGCGCGACAAGGTGACCATCGGCGAGGCGGCCACGCAGGCCACCAACAGCCTCAATGGAGCCGTGCATCGGGGAACGGAGCCGGCGGCTGCCGTCGGTCTGTCACAAGGTAGTCTTGCGCTCGACCAGGTGCAGGCCCGCCTGGCCACAGACCCGACCGCCCCATCACCGGATAAGCTGCAATTCACCACCTTTGGTGACCCGTCAGGGACGAACGGGTACGGCAAGAGCTTCCTGGCAAGCATCTTCCGTCCGGGCAGCTACATCCCCATCATCGATTACCGGATGCCGGAGAAACCGGACAGTCAATACAACAGCAACCGGGTTTTCGCCGCATATGACGGTCTGGCCGACTTCCCCGACCGACCCGACAATCTTCTGGCCCTGTTGAATTGCGCGGCTGGCGCGGCCATTGGCCACACCCCGGCGGCCTTCATCAGACCCGACCAGATTCCCCCGCAGAACGTACGGACCACCGTCAACTCCCGCGGCGCGACCGAGACGACGTACATGATTCCGGTGAACCATCTTCCATTGACGCTGCCGCTGCGCTACCTAGGCTGGTCCGACGAAATGGTGGACCAGATGGATGCCATGCTGCAGCCACAGATCGACGCCGCGTACTCGCACAACGACAACATGTTGAGCCGGCCGGTTTCGGTTGACCCGGTGAACGGCATGGATCCGGTAGCCACGGTGGATCCGGGCATGCGCGCAGGAATCGAGAAGACTTTCGCCCAGCTACGTGACCTGTTCAGTCCGCCGCCCGGCTGA